A segment of the Carya illinoinensis cultivar Pawnee chromosome 1, C.illinoinensisPawnee_v1, whole genome shotgun sequence genome:
ggttattttttaactaaaatttaattttgttgagCCCAATACTAGTACTCTTAATAATCTATATttcatatatcacattttttacaagagaaaaaaaaaattgtgaaaattatTAGTATCAAGCTGGTTGGTATTCTCTCAAACCCAGTCTAAGAAACATTAGTTGCGTTCACCCCTGACCACTGATGCCAAAATTTGAGGTTAATTAATTtggaaccccccccccccccccccccccctaatttggaacccccccccccccccccccccccccccccccccccaacaaaccGACCTGACCTCAGATCGATATATGAGCATCCCTACTACAGATCGTGCAATCTAAatcccatataattaattagatattgGTCTCTTGTGGCCTCGACTTTTTGCCTCGCCTTCCAACCTGGGGGTCTTATGAGTGCcaatttttcatgaaatgaaaaattattaagtACTCAATACcataaatacttaaaatttttaGAACTTAATACATGATGGGCATAAGCTTCCATAATTAACTACAAACTGCTAAACGACGAGAATTTTCATGAAATGAGCAGAAGCTCAAGTCATCTACAATTCAGTGTGCCTGAGATAAAACTTCAATATTAGACGAATCGGAATATGAGCTCACAGCCTTTAAGCGTATCTTCTGTGCATGATTTTCCATAGTTTAGACTTTAGACGAAGAAACTCCAACAATACGCATAAATTACAAAAGAACAGACAAGAGAAAGTAAAAAGTTACATTAACCTAGCGAGTAAAAGCGTACAAAACCATACAAACATACACGAGAAGCCCAATGGGGACCAAAATCACGAGCGGGACCACAGCTGCGAAGCTTTGTGAGCTTCCACAAGCCAAAGTCCCAAGCTTGATCTGGACCACGTTGACCAGAGCCAGCATCAAGAATCCACAACCGAAAACTGAGCCGACACCCGACACCAGCATCCCGACACGCAGGAGAGACCGGTTGATGTGTGCGAGGAACTCTACTGGCGGGTGGTAGGCGGGGCTCTTGGTGATCCGGATGGCCTGCTTGAGACCCAGGGCGATGAGACTGGAGAAGAGAAAAGAGCTGAAGGAGTAGACGTGGAAGGCGACGAGGTCTTCGGCAACCGAAGGGCCAGGGTTGCAGGAGGGTTCCGATATAAGGTTGTTGTTGGGGTCGGTAGGGTTCCAGGCCAGGCCGATGAGGACGGCTAAGGTGAAGACGGAGTTCACGTTTACGATGCCGTCTAGGGCGCTGACGTGGATGCTAGTGGTCATTGTGGCAGATGAGGGTGATCGGAAGGTGGAAGGGGTGGAGTTCGGGAGTGATCGGACGGTAGGGTTCCGGATCGGAGAAGCTTTTTTTAGATCTTGGGTGGGTAGTTGGATCTAGAATGGGAAGTGGTAAAATTGCAGACACAGAGAGTGGCTTTTGACAGCTGATGCTGCAATTTTTGGcccaagaaagcaataaaagacAAGAAGAAGGAATAAGACAACAACAGAGAGGTACAGATGATGTTTGTTAGGACAAGGTTACGCTTTGCTTTATTGGACGCACAAGAGTCTATTCGCAACCTTGAGTATAGTTTTACGGTTTTATCACGCAACTGCCTCATCACATATTCTACCTTGAAAGATCTGAGCTCATCTGAACCAGGAGCTACCGTCGGCTCCTTACTCCAACAGGTGGCCAATATCTGCCCTTACCACCGTCGGCTTCCAACTCCAACGGCTGGCCAATTTCTGAACTTCCTTTAAGTAAAATTCAATCCCGTTTCGTttcgttttgtttttgtttttttttaaagagaaatggtagatgttaaaaaataaataaaaaaataaaagaaaagaagaagaagaagaagaaaaatggagaaatgGTAGATATAATTTTGAGTATACAAgtacaattattaaaaaaataaataaatataaactctcattaaaaaaaattaaattttaaataatacattttaatttaaaaaaaatatctatacagTATTTATACACcccataaataaatataatatacttaacacgaaaaaaaacacaaagaaagGTGGTGTATTAAGGCACTGAGCAGCGTCAGTAATTAAAAAACATCGTGCGTTACGTGTTGTCTCCTTCGTACTTTACGGACACAGATAAGAGAAATGCTACTCTTACCTGTGGGCCACCGACGGCGCCcctacagttttttttttaaataattaaagtaagattttttttaacgatattataattttttttaaatatttgtaagtgttaaaaaataaataaaaaaaaagtaaaaaaacaaTGTTGGGAGCCCTATGTGTGGTTGTCGAACTGCTCTGCAGTTTGGATTTAAATGTTGAGAAATGTTGAAGtatattgtaaataataataaaaaaatttataaaaaataataataaaatattaaatagtaatagaaaataataaatagtaataaaaagtaagtaaaaattaataataaaataataaataatagtgaagaaGGTTGAGAAGTGCTTAAAAAAGTATCTCAATACCCAAACTGGCTTGCGCCAACCGATGGTATAGTTCGAGGATGTATCTCAATAAGTTTACttggcttttctttttattcatttttggtATAtccttatatatttaatatttttttataatattatttaaaaatactttattaatcattatgtaaaaaaaattgtcgAGATTCATGTTGGGACAAGTAGCA
Coding sequences within it:
- the LOC122291659 gene encoding uncharacterized protein LOC122291659; the encoded protein is MTTSIHVSALDGIVNVNSVFTLAVLIGLAWNPTDPNNNLISEPSCNPGPSVAEDLVAFHVYSFSSFLFSSLIALGLKQAIRITKSPAYHPPVEFLAHINRSLLRVGMLVSGVGSVFGCGFLMLALVNVVQIKLGTLACGSSQSFAAVVPLVILVPIGLLVYVCMVLYAFTR